The Leishmania mexicana MHOM/GT/2001/U1103 complete genome, chromosome 32 genome has a window encoding:
- a CDS encoding putative DNA polymerase delta catalytic subunit, with translation MSSSALSQWKSVARLPLPASYLDKELCFQLLDCCQTKGNPDETVSRVRHSEVPVVRLYGVTAEGFSVLVHCYNYEPYLWIEAPPNWVDVHSQGLMRELNNQLSNQTRLQDTVVRVEAHQRRSLMYFKGGQLVPHLKIVVQLPQHIPKLRSLLCDRGVSCPGVWDGTRIFQTFESNVIFPLRFLVDNDIGGSNWLTLTYGKFFACSAKTSTCQIEVACSHEDVQNHEPLGDYLSIAPFRILSIDIECQGRKGLFPEPEHDPVIQIANHCVEYGHESEPLTKTIFTLKSCAPIAGAQVLSYETEAEMLLAWATFMKALDPDILTGYNICNFDFPYLLNRAAALKASDAFHYWGRQVHERTVARDKKFQSKQMGNREYTELTLEGRIIMDAMVVIQRDYKLRSYSLNSVSQNFLGEQKEDVHHSIISDLQHGDEETRRRLAVYCLKDAFLPVKLLDRLMCIVNNVEMARVTGVPVGWLLERGQQIKVFSMLLRKAQKKKLVVPTVEYTGGSDRGYEGATVIDPIKGFYNCPVATLDFASLYPSIIIAHNLCYSTLVRPADARLYPEDSLDRSPTSDIFVKKEVFPGILPEVLQDLLAARKHARAMMKDVPMNSLEYKVLNGRQLALKVSANSVYGFTGAQVGKLPCLEISASVTAYGRQMIDRTKNLVEELYPGARVLYGDTDSVMVKCVTNEKASDKERLQAAMDFGIEAAEKVSSNFLNPIKLEFEKVYFPYLLMNKKRYAGLLWTNTDRFDKLDAKGIETVRRDNCPLVARMVSGVLNRILIHRSVESAVEFVKGTISDLLLNRLDISNLVITKAFSKAEDEYAGAQAHIALVERMRQRDPASAPTIGDRVAYVIIKAAKGAKAYERSEDPIYVLDNNIPIDTQYYLEHQLAPPILRVFEGVLDDPSVLIKGDHTRHIAISAPSKNAGGLMRFVKIQLQCISCRAVIKAGALCDNCQDKAPEVYGKIVAKRNHYEAIYSQVWTQCQQCQGSLNQEVICSSRDCPVFYMRKKVQKDLHEQQVLLDRFGVVDDW, from the coding sequence TCTGTCGCAGTGGAAGTCTGTCGCGCGCTTGCCTCTCCCTGCTTCGTACCTGGACAAGGAGTTGTGCTTTCAGCTCCTCGACTGTTGCCAGACAAAAGGAAACCCGGATGAAACGGTGTCACGTGTTCGTCATAGCgaggtgccggtggtgcGTCTCTACGGAGTCACCGCCGAGGGATTCAGTGTCTTGGTTCACTGCTACAACTACGAGCCGTATTTGTGGATTGAGGCGCCACCGAACTGGGTGGATGTACATTCTCAAGGGCTTATGCGGGAGCTTAACAACCAGCTTAGCAACCAGACTCGCCTACAAGACACTGTTGTGCGAGTggaggcgcaccagcgccgcagtCTCATGTACTTCAAAGGTGGCCAGCTGGTGCCACATCTAAAGATcgtcgtgcagctgccgcagcacatccCAAAGCTGCGCAGTCTCCTATGCGACCGCGGCGTCTCGTGCCCTGGGGTGTGGGATGGGACTCGCATCTTCCAGACTTTCGAGTCGAACGTGATTTTCCCGCTGCGCTTCCTCGTCGACAACGACATTGGCGGCAGCAACTGGCTGACGCTGACCTACGGCAAGTTCTTCGCGTGCTCGGCCAAGACGTCGACCTGTCAGATTGAGGTGGCGTGTTCGCACGAGGATGTGCAGAACCACGAACCACTCGGGGACTACTTGTCCATCGCGCCTTTCCGCATCCTCTCTATCGACATCGAGTGCCAAGGCCGTAAAGGGCTCTTCCCTGAGCCGGAGCATGACCCTGTCATTCAGATTGCCAACCACTGCGTTGAGTACGGGCACGAGTCAGAGCCGCTCACGAAGACCATCTTCACCCTGAAGAGCTGCGCACCGATTGCGGGGGCGCAAGTGCTCTCATACGAaacggaggcggagatgctgcTGGCATGGGCCACCTTCATGAAAGCGCTGGACCCCGACATCCTGACGGGCTACAACATCTGCAATTTCGATTTCCCATACCTGCTGAACCGCGCCGCAGCCCTGAAGGCCAGCGACGCATTTCACTACTGGGGCAGACAAGTTCACGAGCGGACGGTGGCGCGCGACAAGAAGTTCCAATCCAAGCAGATGGGCAACCGCGAGTATACGGAGCTGACCTTGGAGGGGCGCATCATTATGGATGCGATGGTGGTGATCCAGCGCGACTACAAGCTGCGCTCCTACTCACTCAACTCGGTATCACAGAACTTTCTCGGGGAGCAGAAGGAGGATGTGCACCACTCCATCATCTCAGATctccagcacggcgacgaggagacgcgccgtcgcctcgcTGTGTACTGCCTGAAGGATGCGTTCCTTCCTGTGAAGCTGCTGGATCGGCTCATGTGCATCGTGAACAACGTGGAGATGGCACGCGTAACGGGTGTGCCGGTGGGGTGGCTGCTGGAGCGTGGCCAGCAAATCAAGGTTTTCTCCATGCTCCTGCGCAAGGCCCAGAAGAAGAAGCTGGTGGTGCCGACGGTCGAGTACACAGGCGGCAGCGATCGCGGCTACGAAGGCGCCACCGTCATCGACCCGATCAAAGGCTTCTACAACTGCCCCGTCGCAACGCTCGACTTCGCGTCGCTGTATCCGTCCATCATAATCGCACACAACCTGTGTTACTCAACATTGGTGCGCCCGGCGGACGCGAGGCTGTACCCGGAAGACTCCCTCGATCGATCGCCCACGTCGGACATCTTTGTGAAAAAAGAGGTCTTCCCAGGCATTCTTCCCGAAGTGCTACAAGACTTGCTGGCTGCCCGAAAGCATGCGCGGGCGATGATGAAGGATGTGCCCATGAACTCGCTTGAGTACAAGGTCCTGAACGGGCGCCAGCTTGCGCTGAAGGTTAGCGCCAACTCTGTGTACGGCTTCACGGGTGCTCAGGTGGGCAAGTTGCCGTGCCTGGAGATcagcgcctccgtcacgGCGTATGGCCGGCAGATGATTGACAGGACGAAGAACCTCGTTGAGGAGCTATACcccggcgcgcgtgtgctgtaCGGCGATACTGACTCTGTGATGGTGAAGTGTGTCACCAACGAGAAGGCGAGCGACAAGGAGCGCTTGCAGGCGGCCATGGATTTCGGcatcgaggcggcggagaaggTGTCCAGCAATTTCCTCAACCCCATCAAGCTCGAATTTGAGAAGGTGTACTTTCCGTACCTACTCATGAACAAGAAACGTTACGCCGGCTTGCTGTGGACGAACACGGATCGATTCGACAAGCTGGATGCCAAGGGTATCGAGACTGTACGCCGAGACAACTGCCCTCTAGTCGCACGCATGGTGTCCGGCGTGCTGAACCGCATTCTCATTCACCGCTCCGTCGAGAGCGCTGTCGAGTTTGTGAAAGGCACGATCAGCGACCTGCTGCTAAACCGACTCGACATATCGAACTTGGTGATCACCAAGGCTTTCTCCAAGGCAGAGGATGAGTATGCCGGTGCCCAGGCACACATCGCCCTGGTGGAGCGCATGCGGCAGCGAGACCCCGCCTCAGCGCCGACTATTGGCGACCGTGTGGCGTACGTTATTATTAAGGCAGCGAAAGGTGCCAAGGCGTACGAGCGAAGCGAGGACCCCATCTACGTGCTCGACAACAATATCCCAATCGACACACAGTACTATCTCGAGCATCAGCTGGCTCCGCCGATTCTGCGCGTGTTCGAAGGTGTACTGGACGACCCCAGTGTGCTCATCAAAGGAGACCACACACGCCACATCGCCATCTCCGCCCCGAGCAAGAATGCCGGCGGGTTGATGAGGTTTGTGAAGATTCAGCTGCAGTGCATCTCGTGCCGCGCCGTCATCAAAGCAGGCGCCTTGTGCGACAACTGCCAAGACAAGGCACCTGAGGTGTATGGCAAGATTGTAGCGAAGCGCAACCATTACGAAGCAATTTACTCGCAGGTGTGGACGCAGTGCCAGCAGTGTCAGGGGTCGCTGAATCAAGAGGTGATCTGCTCTAGCCGCGACTGTCCGGTGTTCTACATGCGCAAGAAGGTGCAGAAGGATCTGCACGAACAGCAGGTGCTCCTGGATCGTTTTGGTGTTGTGGACGACTGGTAA
- a CDS encoding putative DNA-dependent ATPase, with protein sequence MAAAIVRRIRIRQDLRTTSAFERDMNDMVAQDLYEQILLSSIRSGSDPNAKAVVEVYEGYVEPSYDPVKGASVAASHRQAIQEIYKEREVIIRTLRSSEEHRELSAFDRLLRETEFYTGVREWTGASARGPRSRLYRHSRHDNEEDSTGFDMMHLTETPSYIRGKLRPYQIEGVNWLLSLFSRGVNGILADEMGLGKTFQTIATIAYLKFTLGMPGPHLVVCPKSVMGNWYREFKHWCPGLLVYKFHASSDIRPSIVKAHLHPTDRIKYDVIVTTFEMVLDELNLFKRIAWQYLIVDEAHKLKNEEGRAHTALDSLHTSHRLIITGTPLQNNLKELWALLHFLAPRLFSDSESFDTWFDTASGQQDANVMSNLHKILAPLMIRRLKADVSTGIPPKKEIYVSCQLSKKQREWYMNVLAKDAEVLNKAGGSVASLTNAMMSLRKVINHPYLMDGGEEGPPFVTDEKLVRTSGKMIILDKLLHRLRADVQGKHKVLIFSQFTSMLNILEDYCNMRGFMYCRIDGNTSGYDRDSQMASFNSPSSDYFIFLLSTRAGGLGINLQAANHVILYDSDWNPQMDLQAQDRAHRIGQKRSVRVYRFVTDGTLEEKMYRRALKKLYLDAVVVQQGRLQSKATNQASKEELLSMIKFGAEEIFKTRHEDVTEADIDRLLDEGETISNQLTSEAKQQVQMSLASFQLGAEEANIYDFEGVSYKTGAESRILHVRLSSPVSQGELQAQCSQHGEVIKAVLHPNLREALVYFRSTSGAMEAKAKLPYESAFASRDSQTVVSSDMIAECIGVGEKLGRGHRMRGPVQLFTEADVESMQKKVTKGPPLKLPKLPKFHPYQLYNAKRLTELHNTEVALMVRNWKRKYEEKSDAQKSKENNEEAGDEAEDEDELLTEVEQEERERLMSEGFPTWTFYEYRSVVSALTSGKMDLTDYTAIAAAVGGTKTVGEVRDYVVALLERGEQCIKKFALVEERIKKARVRREAKENVFKAAKWKVETCEHPEKELTFKARGNVALDREIFLMAYETGFKANNTSELVRTRPQHIFNVWYQSRPDGFFSKRLHTLMKSVQREWEKPAEDDGAMPSKSRRRLEI encoded by the coding sequence atggcggcggcgattgTGCGCAGGATCCGCATACGGCAAGACCTGCGTACCACGTCGGCGTTTGAGCGAGACATGAATGACATGGTGGCACAGGACTTATACGAGCAAATTCTCCTCAGTAGCAttcgcagcggcagcgacccGAATGCAAAGGCAGTGGTCGAGGTGTACGAGGGCTACGTGGAGCCGAGCTACGACCCGGTGAAGGGCGCGAGCGTGGCTGCGAGCCATCGACAGGCCATTCAGGAGATCTACAAGGAGCGCGAAGTTATCATCCGCACCCTGCGCTCCTCAGAGGAGCACCGCGAGCTTTCTGCCTTCGACCGGCTTCTGCGAGAGACCGAGTTCTACACCGGCGTTCGGGAGTGGACGGGGGCATCGGCGCGCGGCCCGCGCAGTCGACTGTACCGTCACTCCAGGCACGACAACGAGGAGGATTCGACCGGGTTCGACATGATGCACCTGACGGAGACGCCGTCCTACATCCGCGGAAAGCTGCGCCCGTATCAGATCGAGGGCGTGAACTGGTTGCTCAGCCTCTTCTCGCGCGGCGTGAATGGGATTTTGGCAGATGAGATGGGGCTGGGCAAAACCTTCCAGACCATCGCCACTATCGCGTACCTCAAGTTCACTTTAGGGATGCCGGGCCCGCACCTGGTCGTGTGCCCGAAGTCTGTGATGGGGAACTGGTACCGCGAGTTCAAGCACTGGTGCCCTGGGCTCTTGGTGTACAAGTTCCACGCCTCTAGCGATATTCGGCCAAGCATCGTCAAGGCTCACTTGCACCCTACCGATCGCATCAAGTACGACGTCATTGTGACGACCTTTGAGATGGTTCTGGATGAGCTCAACTTGTTTAAGCGCATTGCGTGGCAGTACTTGATCGTCGATGAGGCTCATAAGCTGAAGAACGAGGAGGGGCGTGCCCATACGGCGCTGGACTCCCTGCACACGTCGCACCGACTCATTATCACCGGCACGCCTCTGCAAAACAACCTCAAAGAGCTatgggcgctgctgcacttCCTGGCACCACGCTTGTTCAGCGACTCTGAATCCTTCGACACGTGGTTCGACACCGCGTCGGGCCAGCAGGACGCCAACGTCATGTCAAACCTGCACAAGATCCTCGCTCCCCTCATGATTCGTCGTCTCAAGGCTGATGTGAGCACTGGCATTCCGCCAAAGAAGGAGATTTACGTGTCGTGCCAGCTCTCCAAGAAACAAAGAGAGTGGTACATGAACGTCCTTGCGAAGGACGCCGAGGTGCTGAACAAGGCTGGCGGCAGTGTTGCCTCTCTGACGAATGCCATGATGAGTCTTCGAAAAGTGATCAATCACCCTTACCTTatggacggcggcgaggaggggccTCCGTTCGTCACGGATGAAAAGTTGGTGAGAACGAGTGGCAAGATGATCATTCTGGACAAGCTGCTGCACCGATTGAGGGCTGATGTGCAGGGCAAGCACAAGGTGCTCATCTTCTCTCAGTTCACCTCGATGCTTAACATTTTGGAGGACTACTGCAACATGCGCGGCTTCATGTACTGTCGCATCGATGGCAACACCAGCGGCTACGACAGAGATTCCCAGATGGCATCTTTCAACTCCCCCTCGAGCGACTATTTCATTTTTCTGCTATCCACCCGCGCTGGCGGTCTCGGCATCAACCTTCAGGCTGCGAATCACGTCATTCTGTACGACTCCGACTGGAACCCGCAGATGGACTTGCAGGCGCAAGATCGCGCGCATCGCATCGGCCAGAAACGTAGCGTCCGCGTCTACCGCTTCGTCACGGACGGTACGCTGGAAGAGAAGATGTACCGCCGAGCTCTAAAGAAGCTCTACCTggatgcggtggtggtgcagcagggcCGACTGCAGTCGAAGGCGACGAATCAGGCCTccaaggaggagctgctgtccATGATCAAGTTTGGCGCCGAGGAGATTTTTAAAACACGTCACGAGGACGTTACGGAGGCCGATATCGATCGTCTACTCGATGAGGGAGAGACGATCTCGAACCAGCTGACGAGCGAAGCcaagcagcaggtgcagatGTCCCTCGCCAGCTTTCAGCtcggtgcggaggaggcgaatATTTACGACTTTGAGGGCGTAAGCTACAAAACCGGCGCAGAGTCGCGGATTTTGCACGTCAGGCTGAGCTCGCCGGTGAGCCAAGGGGAGTTGCAGGCACAGTGCTCGCAGCATGGAGAGGTGATCAAGGCCGTTCTGCACCCCAACCTGAGGGAGGCGTTGGTGTACTTCCGCTCAACCAGTGGGGCCATGGAGGCCAAGGCGAAGCTGCCCTACGAATCGGCCTTCGCTAGCCGAGACTCGCAGACAGTGGTGTCAAGTGACATGATTGCGGAGTGCATCGGCGTGGGCGAGAAACTGGGCCGCGGCCATCGCATGCGTGGACCGGTGCAGCTCTTCACCGAGGCGGATGTAGAGTCTATGCAGAAGAAGGTAACCAAGGGACCGCCGCTGAAGCTGCCGAAGCTCCCCAAGTTTCACCCGTACCAGCTGTACAACGCGAAGCGGCTGACGGAGCTGCACAACACGGAGGTGGCGCTGATGGTACGCAACTGGAAGCGCAAGTacgaggagaagagcgacgCGCAGAAGAGCAAGGAGAACAACGAGGAGGCTGGCGACGAGGCCGAGGACGAAGACGAGCTCCTGACCGAGGTGGAGCaagaggagcgagagcggcTGATGAGCGAGGGCTTCCCGACCTGGACCTTCTACGAGTACCGCTCGGTAGTGTCAGCCCTTACCAGCGGAAAGATGGATCTCACCGACTACActgccatcgctgctgcagtgggtGGAACCAAGACGGTGGGCGAGGTGCGTGACTACGTGGTTGCCCTGCTGGAGCGTGGTGAGCAGTGCATCAAGAAATTCGCCCTCGTGGAGGAGCGCATCAAGAAGGCGAGGGTGAGGCGCGAAGCGAAAGAGAACGTCTTCAAAGCTGCCAAGTGGAAGGTGGAGACGTGCGAGCACCCAGAGAAGGAGCTCACCTTTAAGGCGCGCGGCAACGTAGCACTTGATCGGGAGATCTTTCTCATGGCCTACGAGACTGGGTTCAAGGCGAACAACACGAGCGAGCTGGTGCGTACTCGCCCCCAGCACATCTTCAATGTCTGGTATCAGTCCCGCCCTGACGGTTTCTTTAGCAAGCGTTTGCACACGTTGATGAAGTCAGTGCAACGGGAGTGGGAGAAGCCGGCGGAGGATGACGGCGCCATGCCAAGTAAgagtcgccgtcgcctgGAGATTTGA